The genomic segment ATTTGACATCGAGTGGAGATTCAGCGGCAGCGTGTAGTACTCAAATCGCAGAATTGCATACTTTCAGAATAAATCCTCGAGCATGTGGAGCCAGCTTGCACATTGCATCTGCGCAGCATGGTATTTTGCATATATCAGATTACGCGAAGCTACACCTTGCTTAGGTGAATTATCTTTCATGTTAACTCGTAATTGGTCGATAATCATTTATGATCGGGAAAGGAGTATAACAATAACGAGGATTTACAATTTCTAAATCCAGGAAAGGGCTGGCCCATTGGGCACCGGTCAGCGAAGACCATCACGATCTCCACGTAGTCAAAGAAGTCGTAGCGCAGATGTCGATTGCTTGAAGAAATACACAGAAAGACGAGTCGAGGAGAGAAGACACACAGAGATACCAGATACGAGCAAGCTCGATCCCTCCAAATGGGTCCCATTGCCGAAAAATATCACGCGAATCCAACCAGCGTTGAAAAAAGCGCAACAGTCGTCGAGAGACGAAGAGAAACGACGTTCGGTGTCGAGCGAAACCGAGGAATCCATAGCGGATAGCACAACGGACATGGGTACACCAAAGAAATTGTCTCCtacaaaagaagaagaaacgacgAAGGGAgccgaagaaaagaaaaacgatacGTCCTCGCCAGCCTCATACAGACAGACGGCCGGCAGAAGTCATAGCGCGGACGTCAGCCACttaaagaaagagaaactaGTCGAAGAACGAAGGCATACGGAATGCAGCGACCCCAGAACGATCGCCACGAGGTTGACAGAGCACATTTTCCTAGTCAAAAAGAAACCAATGCCGTGAACGAATCGATTAAAGCCGCGTACACTCGTGATAAATACCGAGGTGTTGCACTAATTATATTAATCACTAGAGGTTAACTATATTGTCATgaaaattatatgtacatagaaTAGTAATAATTTAATGTCGGTCGTTGTGTGGATAGAAATGTATATGGCACAACaccaaaaagaacaaaaaataataatgataatgcaGCTCTCGTTTATTCGGTAAATATAATGCATACGTATAATATGTAAGAGGAATAAGATAAAAAAACAAAACGTTTGATTAACTGACCATTTCTGGCGCTTAAACAAAATGTATCGAGTCTCGACACACTGGATTTCTGATACCAAATACCTTTAGGTGGCTACCGCAAATTAACACCTCAAGGTTCCGCTACGATGCATCCCCGTTCGCAAGGATCAGCAACAGCTGCGAAATCACGAAAAACGCCGCAACCAGATGGATGACGTTCGTCAAGAATCCATCCCCTTGTCCAATACCGCGAATGAACACGGAAAGAAAGCCTTCCGCGACGGAAGCGTGTCACGCGACTGACGGATCACAGCTTAAAAGCGTTAAAAGCGAATCGCCCAAGTGGGAGCCGCTACGAAAATTCGCGCCAATGGCGTCGAAGACGAGTGCCGAGTCTAGTCCAAGACAAGGTAATCAATATAAGTACGATTCTTACAAGAGGAACTTCAGAATCAAATTGTTCTGGAAAAAATGTTCTCTCAATTGGATACGACCCCAGGAAGAAATTCAAAGTCTTATATATCTTACATGTAAACGTCGTCAAGCTTTAGTCATCATTGAATGATTCGCTTCAATACTTAAACATCTGGCAATGTGTGATTTTTGTAAGCTCTAAATGTATTTTACTCATAATCGATTAGCCATCTGCAACTGAAATTACAGTTATGTTTATTTTACGTATAGACCCACCATCGCAccaaattttattgaaatggGGGGGGGGAAGACAAGTCTGAAGCTCTTCTTGTTATAAAGGATACGGAAAAATTTACATTGTTCCAAATATGGAAAATTAACATAATTAATTGCAGATAAATCGGACTCAAGTCGAGATTCGCCAACGACCAAGCGTTCCCCTGACGCCAATGAACAATCGAAAAGGCTTACCCAACGCATGCGAGATCTATACGACTTCAAAACAGAAAACGAGTGGCCGAAAAGGGCGATAAATGCTCGACGTGGGAACACGTGGATAAGTAAAAGCAGCAGCGAAGAGGAAAGGACTAGTCTATCTGCTCGTAGAAATAGCCAAGATTTGGAGTTTAATGATAGAATGAACGTGATCAAGGTAAGCATAAACTATAGAACACATTCCAGTTCTATACATTCTTATTGCATTCTTATTGAAAATGTCGCAGCTGAAGGATACGAAGGTACAGTCTGACCACCAAGAACCCAAACGACCAAGGACTCCAAAGAAAGATGGACCACATCCAAGTACTTCCTCCGACGTTTACAACAGTGAGTACGAGGAACGTTTAAGAAAGTTCAACGAGAGACTCCGATACAGCGAAGATCTAGGTTTGGCGAAGCCAAAGATCAAGGAAAGGCGAACCTACTCCGATGACTACGACGAAAAAGCTCGTCGTGCATCCACCCGATCAAATACAGGAAGTTCGGTGCGCTCGACGCGGACAGATTCGATTCGACTGACGCGTGCTGAAGGTTCGATTCGATCGGTGAGATCGACGCGCTCGGAAGATTCACCAAGAAGTCGATTTCAAGCCGAGAAGAAGAGGCCTTCGGACGCTAGTACCAAATCCAGGGGAAGTTATGCTGAAGTATCTCCTGTAACTCCTACGAAAAAAGAGTCCCGCCCAAGCGACGCGAGTTACGTTAGCGTGGCCAACTATTCGGCTAAAAGAGCAAGCGTGGACTGCAAGAGCAGCAGACAAATGGTGGAACTTCCGCCACGAAGAGCTTTCAGTCAAACGGAAGAGAGACCAGCGACGCCTGTTCCGCCGATAGAATGGAACGACGATCGTTACGCGGCTGCTCGTCTCAAACAGACCTCCGAACGCCAGAAGAGGGACAGTACGAGATATAAGGTGTACCTGACGTAAGATGGGTGGAGAAATGGTTATTTTTGATTAACACGATGAATAAGTAGAATCTTCGTCGATGTATCGAGGACgtttttgaaaaatttgattCCTCAGTGAATTCTCTTCGACAGAACTGATTATTTGTGGGAAGTTATAGATATAAAAAATGTTGTGAGAGAGGTGATCGAAGGTAGACGAGATATAAAAAGATACGTGAGTTTGATAAAtttacgttcaataatttatttcgtCAGCCCGTGGTCGTTAGTAAGACAGTTGTTCTAATCAAATGTTACACACGTAGTCGTTGGAAGTTCACTAGCACCTGAAATTCTCCCTTTTGCCACAATTCGGTGTCAAATTTTTGAATATGTGTGCCGTACGCCGGAAATGGTGTTTTATATATGGAGGATTCTTGTAAGAGTATAATTTATGACGATATCGTCGAACGGTATGCAGCTATTCAATCATGATTTTGAAAGGAATCGATATCCTTTATGAAGTTTCAAATGAAATTGATTTCCAATAATTATTGTACGACGTTGAAAAACGTTGCATTACTTCATGTACGATCGCGACAGAATGTAAAACGTAAAAGAAAAGTGTACCTAATACCGTACAAGTAATATGTAATACGATTTaactaataaaatattctttaaaaaaaaaagatgacaTCTCAATCATCTTGATTTTACACGAAGAAACATCACGATCCTTCGCACCTTAAACTCACGGTACTATCAAAACAACTTATTCTAGACTAGATTGCACTTAAAAAACAAACTTACAATTTTGTAACTTACGATCCTATCCCGAATAACAAACCCGTAAATCAAACCATAAACGAACAAATAAATTAGGTCTAATTTATCGAAATCGAAGTTATCTCTTAAAATTACGGGCTTTCAAACATATCGATCGATTACTCCTGCAAGAACAGTTTCAATTGATGAAAGAAAgctattttcaaaaattcacacGATCGTCCATCTTATTTACGCTCGATATTTCGAAAATCGCTACGAAATCCTGCACTAGAGTCTTTAACGAACATCTTTACCCTCTTCCTTGTGGGTATCCCGTGCACCGAGGACGTCAAAGATTTACAATCTCTGCTTTGCCCGGATAATtgttcctcttcctctttctcgaTTTTTGGCCTCTTCTGGCCAGAATTTACCGCACTTCCGCTAATAGTGGACGCGCTACTCGTTACAGAAACACTCGGCGAACAATTTGTTAGAATACTCGAGCTAGTTACGACCTGAGCGTTTATTTGAGGCGACTTTGGAAAGGTGGAAGATCGCGAACCAGACAAAGATCGCGTCAAACTTCCGTTGGTCAACGCGGTTGGCGGAAGAGGATTTTGTGCAACGACCGTTGACGGTGTCATGCTTCTTTTGCACGCAGCATTTGTTATACTGTGACCAGAAGGCGCGATCATTAACAAATTGTTTCCGTTCTTATCACACACTACGTGAGATATCGGATGCTGTGGTTGTTTTTGGCTACTGAAGCTCGTTCTGTACGCGTGGTTCTCGCTTGTATGCTTCTCCTGTTTCAAGTATGATGTCGAGGATTTTATGAGATAACCCGTTGAATTGTGAGTGGCAAGATTGGGCTCGCATTTGATTCGGACCTCGTGTTGCGTCACTTCGTTTCGTTCTTGCGCCTTTTGCCATTCCAGAACGTTGCTTAGCAGTCGTATGTACCTATAAAATATGGAGTTTTAGATCATggagtaaatattattaatattactatAATAGTAAATATTGTTACTATTTATGGAGAATgtatgttactatttatgtagcaCATAGAACGTAGAATCTCAAATTGAAGCACATAGGTCTATAATAACGAGCAGTTTTCGAGATCTCTCACTTTGAACACAAAAAATAACACAATTTATGTTTGTGTTTGCACTATCTTTGACAATTAATTTCTTAGACTGTTAAGTCGCTATAAACAAAAAATAAGTTTCATTGTTCATATGTGATACTGTAACATAGTGTAAAAggatatgtacatatatcattGTGCACTCACAGTCCAACAATCAACGATATAAATTGTTTATTGTTAAAATTTACCGAATCGCCATTCGTAAGATCTCATTCTTGGATAGTTTCTTATCCGGTGGATGAGTAGGCACCAATTTTCGAAGCTCGGCAAAGGCTCCACTAACATTCTGTTGTCTCCAACGTTCACGGCTGTTCGTGAATAACTTTCGAACTCCCAAAGTCCCTACACGAGAAGTTGGTGAACCGAGGTGACCACTGCCGGAAGACGAAATGCCGTCTAGCTATGAAATTATTAGGAATTTTAAGGATCATCGGAACACAATTTTTCAATCGTATACATTTATAAATAGATTATgagtatttatataaatttatatttttattaaaatttcaataaataaatggaATCTACACAGAGATTTGTGTCACTCGTTAAATATAATAACAagtattatactttgaatattttatatgtttttgtatattatatgcattctaTCAATTTTTGCGTctataaattttccataaatgcgtAAACAATCCGCAGTCTATTTATAAGAATTCTACTGTCACGCGTTTATATCGACGATTAACCTATTAAAGACCAAACAGTATATGAATTACCATAATTTTATAAACGCtgcaatttctttaaatttcataaagTTACGTAGAATCTCTGGGTAGAGAAGATAGCGaggaaaaaaatattaaataaatccttGGAACGCCACAACGTTGGAAAGCAGTCTTTGATACAGTAAACTGATTGAAAGAGAAACTACGTTATCACAACGTTGGGCGATAGTTTAATGAGTTAAACTATCAAGCGATTTGTCAGCGTAATTCGCAATTAAGATCAATTAGAATTTCTGCTCACGGAATTGTTGCGATCTCGCCTTTTCTTGCCTTGGTCCTCTTCCTCGTCGGTATCATGGGAATAAAATTCATCCGAGAGCGTCGCTTCCTCCTCCGTGTCTCTCGACGTGCCAGAAGAATCGCCGACTTCCTCCGCGAGTTCTCCTTCGCCGGACAATATTGACTCCGCTGGAGAACCGTTCTCCGTGTCCACCGTTCCTCCAGCGCAGCCATTGTACGTCAGCATCGACTGCAATTTATTAATTAGACGTCTCGACTTCACTCGAATCATTCGTTGCAAGTTTTAACGCTACACCTTCCAACGATCATACGGTGGCTTCTATTAAACGTTCAGGTGGATTGCTTTGACCTTTTAATGTTTTTTCGGGACTTTTCTACACGCCTGACTAGAACAAACGATAGATGACAAAAGTCGCGGGAAATCTGGATGAATTATCGCGCACGAAATTAGACTATATAGGCGCCAACAGGATACTCCTATCGCGATCTCCCTCCGCACTTTCGTCCCTGACATTCAATAGATCTACGTCCGTGCATGGATGAGTTATTCTGTTGCACGAATCAAAGAGTTTATTTATTCCGTGaggaaaaaataattgtttAGTCATTTTTTACGGGCAGCTTCCATAGGTCTTCGAACACGAAGATACACTTATGTGCAAAAGTATCGGAAAATATCCATAGAATTTAGAAACTTTCGAGTATACAGAACTTCGTTTATGTTAACTCGTCGAGGACAGATAATTTGTATAACCGATAGCAGCCCAATAAATAGAAGTTCACGTACAACCGACTTGTGTTCGTTTGATCAGACACTAACTAAAATTTTGTTGCAATAAATGGAGCTCGTGTAAGCAAAGATCTACTAGATTGATGTTAAATCACAATCAAAAaagcatatatatatgttgacTATTGAATAGTTTGTACGATGTCTTGCGTGATTGTAACACTTACACGTGAACTTTTTAACTCGATAACACTACACTCTCTTGATAAaagttgaaaattgttaacacgagatattaataatttttacacCACAGTAGACCTTACCATGTctaaagtttaaaatctaacttCATTTACTTTCATGTAGACACGGCTAGTTTTGTAAAATGTTGATAGAACTTTCTCTTTATAAAACGGATTACGAGTCGTGGACACTTTGTCGGCAAATTTTCCAAGGTTACTGTCGTAGCTGATATTAAACCGACTGACGAGTCCAGACGGGCAGAATTAACTAATAGAAAGTGCAGTACAACCCCCGAGAAAATGAATTTTAGGAAGGCGGAGCGCAGGCCTCATGGGTGGAGCTCCTCTCTGGACCGTCCCATACTGTTCCATGCGTATCCAGTATCCCTCCAAACACCCTTAGGTCGTTGTTAGATCCCTAGGTATCAGACGAAtacgatgaaaataaaaaatatcgattACTCCTGGTCCAGTGTGAAAAATATTACAGTAACAAGTATTCTCAATATTCCTctaaatatttctctaaatatAGTCATGATAATATAAACACGATTCAATGCGATAAAGGATTTATAACTTAATTTTAAATAGCGCAAGATATAATCATTTCTTtgtttatgtattattataagTATTACTTATTATATGTCTTATTTTACTTATGTAAAATTGTGtagttatatacaatttttgaaattatataaattatggtttacgagtatttaaatattttacgcATAATATTTAAGAGCCTTCTGTATTCTCGTACATATTATCCAATTATTTTGATATCCGAATAGTCCGCTACCCGAACCGTTACTGGCAACTCTCTTTTATTGTAAATATGTAATTTTCTCGTACAAAGTGTGTATGTTTTCCTCTGTACGAGCTGATGAATCCTGATAATAACAATTTAATATGAAACTAACAGCACACAGTTAAACAATAGTGAGTGAGTAAAAAAGATATTGATATCTAATTCTTGATATCAAACCCAAATATTATATGACACAATTAAAAGCTcgaaaatatatcaaaattaattaaaacgcaTGTGAGTGAGTTACAACTTTTACTTACAGTTACAACTTACAttgaaaattttgtataatttaataGCCAAAAATATAAGATccttaaatattctaaaaaaatttgtttttatctcTACTTGAATAAATGAAGCTTACTAtcggaaaatttcatttttcggATACTTATACCTTCCTTCCTAACAATATCTTTACTTTGGAAAGTTTTTACCTCCCAAGTTCCCAAACAATTAGATTCTTATTAGCCGAGCTCCGCAAAGTCAACGGGGGACAGGGAGGTGTAAAAAAAAGGGAGCGTTGTTTAATACACATTAGGGGTTGAGAAGCCCTAGCCGTTGTCAAGTGGCCACCAGTCACGAACTGTTTTATTGTGACACCTCCGGAGGGTGCTACAGATTTTCCAGCGGGATGTATCCGGAGGGTGTCATCGTGCGATCCCGATTAAATGATTAAATCTGCAATCGTGATCATTCGAGCGCTATTACCGTCCTATCTGCGTGGGAGCTAACTATAATTTCGCTTAGACTCATTGTCAATATGATTATGGAAAACATTTGTTTGCAACGAAACAACTATAGAATAAATTATTGAATAGAGATAGTCATTGTTAAATGGTGCATGAACATGCGGTATCTGATGCATTTAAaggaaatttaaagatgcaaaaatgcatAGTACGCATATAAAAAGTATAATATTCGTTATAATAAAGTAAATATACGAagtgcataaatatccgcagtccaGTCATTACGTTATTATGTCAAGAATGTCAGATAATTGTATAATTTGATAGAATTGATTCATTAGACGAATGTTTATTAAATGAACTGAAGCACGAAGAGACGAAAGAATAATATATCATTATTTTACGTATCTTAACGCTATTGAAAAAGAACGATAGTATTTTTAAGTTTTACAGCGTGTTTGAGTGATTCGAGGAGAAAATGAAGTTCAGTATGCGTTTGATAATGTTGGCGATTAGATAAGGCACGAGTCGATGTTATTTACCGTTTAATTGTATGAGAAGCATGAGACATCTTCGAAACAGATGTTAATGGGATGAAACAGGAAGAAGGTGGAGACAGATTTAGTCACAAGTCTCTATGTACATGACGCACCGATAACGAAAGAACGATTTCATACAAAACTCTTCTTTTTTCATTGTTGTTGAATTAGACGACAGAACAAAGAAATCATTACAACTTGCTTCTGcaatttctgaattttcatATACGCAAAAtgtaaaaagaagaggaaatgaAATGTTAGTCGTGATTTAAACACATCTGAACTTTGCTAAATAGGGAAACAATGTTATGAGAGTGATTTAAAAGCGTATACCTTTAACCCCACTATTAGGATCCCGCTTTTTAACTGTATCGGCACCTTAATCTGAAAATAAAAGGCGTATAAGCGACACGTGCGTCACCCTTGAATGCAGTCGCGTGCCTTATTCGTAAAATTCGAgggataattttttttttcattcttcgttgatccaTTATTGCGGCCGCGTATGGTCTGTGATACTGGCCCAACAGAGAAGTGTGgcaaaatatgaataaataacGTCGATACGTATCTTTACACACGGTGAATTCGTTTCTAGAAAAGTTTGTTGCACGTAACATTTTGTATAGGAACCTGTATACAacgaagatgaaaaatgaaaaaatataaattatattcgaGTTTCGCGTAATTTATGACTATTCAAGGTTCATACGTCTATCGATAAATTCCCATCAAACTTATAAAAGCAGCCTAAAAAAAGCAGCAACTATGGTACAGTTAGAAAAAGTCGTATGGGGTGAGTTTTGTAGCGGTTTCCCACAGGTTTAGCAACAATACAGCTCAATTTGTGCGTGCCAACGAATACGAATTAGGTATTAGAATTATTTCCCGTGAAATATACTCTCTGTGGCCATGGAACATCGATAAAATCGCAACCACGTATGCATGCATCAAAAATTTACTGAAAGAAAATCATAAGCTAATATTTTCTACTTGGACCTATGAACCTTTTCGATGTTACGAAATGTGTTCTTAAAAATTACTATGCAACTTATTAGTTTCGTAAAGATTATTAATcccttaaaaattattaacaaattaaTATCACCGTGCAATTGTCTTTCCTTCCATTATAGAAGGATGCAAAATATAAGAATACACGgatttataaatatgaaaatgcTATTAACGATCATGTTCCGAATTAGATACGAATTATTAACAGAGACCGATATCTGAAATCAGTGAACTAGCATGGAAAAGCTACCCAGAAATGGTATATGGTTGAGTACGTAGAAGAATTATCATTGGCAGGCTGTGCCAATAGAAAAGAGGCGTGTCGCCGGGTTTGCGCAGTGTCCCATGAAACGTCAACGCGTTCAAATAGAATACCCATACCAGACTGAGCCGCAGGAGCACAACGAGAGGGGTGGAAAGAGGACACGAAGGGCACGGGGATGAAATCAATTTTCGTTATCGCCGTCAACCAGTCGCCCCATATTAATTCCATTATTAGTGTTTGTTTTCCACGTGTGTATCCTACCAGACGATAATTGTAGATTCGTTCTGAAATTATCCAAATTCTTGTACGATACAAGAACGCGAAAAATTAGTCATTCATCGCATTTTCCTACTAAAACAGGGGTACGaagtaaataaattttcaatttaattaactgcatatttatatatagcgCATTCTAGCAATTCATAGCATAGCGATATTACTACATTTTGAGAAAGTGATTTGCTTTTGGTTGtaattttgaggtagtttttattGACTTATTCGAGTTATTGGAGGTGCATTCTTATTGAAGCAGCTCTTTCATTTCACGTTATAAAACACGCATGATCCGAATAAATCAacagatttataataaaataattagaatatAAAAGCAATGGAAAGCGTTCAAGTTATACTTGATATCAGGAAATGTCCGAATATTTACTTATAATTGGTAGTATATATAACACTTAACACATCATAATTAATACATGTCGTATACCGTAACTCGTTTTAATCCATTAAATAGACAACATAAATTTATTGAAGCATACTACAATCAGTAGCAAAGTATCAAATGCGATTTAGATAATTCTATCGTCCAGTCGATTTTTCATTATAACATACGGGTATATAACAAAAAACTACTTATATAGCTTTTCATCATTTGCTTAAACTTTCTGTAATTATATCTTCTAAAAACACGAAAGCCTGTTTTTTCGTTGAAGTCTCGAGTCTCTGTTGTTACAAGAAAAGACAGATAAGATATCCTTTGGTAATATTCCGAGATGAGTATCGAGCAAGGACATCCGCAATACAAGAACGACGTGTGGTGGGTGAATTCTCTTCAAAAAGTCATTGAAGCCACGGAGGCTGCGCGAAGCACGAGTGTTCGGTGCTGATAAGGGATGCTCCGCCCTCGAAACCCCTAGAATCGTCCTCTCGCTACCCCTCGGCCATGGAATGGCAGGGTCAAGTTGTCGGGAGTCTCTTGCATCGACATGAAGTATTAATCTGACGGATTAGGAGGAGAGATAGGACGGAGATTAATTTTTAAGATGTTGAAAGACGTAAAGGATTACCCTGGGACGTTTAATTAGGACTGGTTCGGTCACGCTACCGTCTTTTATACGAAGAAAGCAAGTTTGTTACCAAGTTTTTTACTACTTTTAATTGAGCGTGTTTTTTTTAAGCGAAAGTGAATAAAACAGCGATCGATACTATTACTTGgatttttttattgaaaatataaataatctgTACAATCTAGTCGAAATTAATATCATTGAAAGTAGGAATCGTAATAAGTAGGAAAGTGGTAATAACGTTGGTTGAGAAACGAATATTCGAGCGATGCAATGGAATAACGGTAataagttaaaacgtattacaTTATGATAAATAAAGTCAGTGAAGCAGTGACAAACAATTTAGGATGATTTATCCACGGTAATACCCAATTTGTATGATTAACTTTACTCGACGCTCGAAGCTTGTGTATCATGATAACATAGTATACAATGACAATTGTTCAGAAAAAAGTTCCAATACTTAAGAAAACAAGTTGATTGAAAATGAACGATATCAATCGGAATTACGTTACCAATTgaagataaaatataatacaacaaaatggttttgtcgactgataaagaaaaagaaaaatagaatatctcACTATTCATTGACGTAATAAATATACGATTCTAATCTATACGTAGatcacataatatatataaaaaatatagtcCGCAttagaaatatatacatatagttttttcgaaaaataaattaaagattTTACATTTAAACTTTTAGTAGGAGCGTAAATCTACTTCCCGGGGCGACTATGTgtacatatgtgtatatgtgtgtgtgtatgtgtatgtgtagAATTATAACGATCTAAAAACGTCAAAGGATGTTAAAAAGCGTTTGTGTTAATTGCAATTAATAATTCGTTAACCACCTTCGTATTACCATCATTCGTATCACATGTATCTTTAACATAAACGCATAGCCTTAatacattaaattataattaggcTGCGGACATTTATAtagattcatatttttacgaatatgaataaaaaaattaaatctaCGTAAACAATTGTTTCACTCGGTATATATTACAATACTATATTTtgagtattttatatatctcTGCATAGTATGCGTACATTCTGTGTATTTTTACACttccaaatttcctataaatacataaaaatctgcagtctaatTATGACGATTCTGAATTTTGGATTATTTATATCGCGATTTAAAAAATGTTCCATTTAAAGTTACTAACGTATAAATACATTAACTATCACAAATATAACGTCACATTCATAACCACCAGTTAAATGGTACGGTGAAAGGAGAAGAATACTGTCGCGTTATTGCC from the Bombus affinis isolate iyBomAffi1 chromosome 11, iyBomAffi1.2, whole genome shotgun sequence genome contains:
- the LOC126922066 gene encoding uncharacterized protein LOC126922066 isoform X2 gives rise to the protein MSMLTYNGCAGGTVDTENGSPAESILSGEGELAEEVGDSSGTSRDTEEEATLSDEFYSHDTDEEEDQGKKRRDRNNSLDGISSSGSGHLGSPTSRVGTLGVRKLFTNSRERWRQQNVSGAFAELRKLVPTHPPDKKLSKNEILRMAIRYIRLLSNVLEWQKAQERNEVTQHEVRIKCEPNLATHNSTGYLIKSSTSYLKQEKHTSENHAYRTSFSSQKQPQHPISHVVCDKNGNNLLMIAPSGHSITNAACKRSMTPSTVVAQNPLPPTALTNGSLTRSLSGSRSSTFPKSPQINAQVVTSSSILTNCSPSVSVTSSASTISGSAVNSGQKRPKIEKEEEEQLSGQSRDCKSLTSSVHGIPTRKRVKMFVKDSSAGFRSDFRNIERK
- the LOC126921946 gene encoding muscle M-line assembly protein unc-89-like, whose protein sequence is MIGKGERAGPLGTGQRRPSRSPRSQRSRSADVDCLKKYTERRVEERRHTEIPDTSKLDPSKWVPLPKNITRIQPALKKAQQSSRDEEKRRSVSSETEESIADSTTDMGTPKKLSPTKEEETTKGAEEKKNDTSSPASYRQTAGRSHSADVSHLKKEKLVEERRHTECSDPRTIATRWLPQINTSRFRYDASPFARISNSCEITKNAATRWMTFVKNPSPCPIPRMNTERKPSATEACHATDGSQLKSVKSESPKWEPLRKFAPMASKTSAESSPRQDKSDSSRDSPTTKRSPDANEQSKRLTQRMRDLYDFKTENEWPKRAINARRGNTWISKSSSEEERTSLSARRNSQDLEFNDRMNVIKLKDTKVQSDHQEPKRPRTPKKDGPHPSTSSDVYNSEYEERLRKFNERLRYSEDLGLAKPKIKERRTYSDDYDEKARRASTRSNTGSSVRSTRTDSIRLTRAEGSIRSVRSTRSEDSPRSRFQAEKKRPSDASTKSRGSYAEVSPVTPTKKESRPSDASYVSVANYSAKRASVDCKSSRQMVELPPRRAFSQTEERPATPVPPIEWNDDRYAAARLKQTSERQKRDSTRYKVYLT
- the LOC126922066 gene encoding uncharacterized protein LOC126922066 isoform X1, whose product is MIRVKSRRLINKLQSMLTYNGCAGGTVDTENGSPAESILSGEGELAEEVGDSSGTSRDTEEEATLSDEFYSHDTDEEEDQGKKRRDRNNSLDGISSSGSGHLGSPTSRVGTLGVRKLFTNSRERWRQQNVSGAFAELRKLVPTHPPDKKLSKNEILRMAIRYIRLLSNVLEWQKAQERNEVTQHEVRIKCEPNLATHNSTGYLIKSSTSYLKQEKHTSENHAYRTSFSSQKQPQHPISHVVCDKNGNNLLMIAPSGHSITNAACKRSMTPSTVVAQNPLPPTALTNGSLTRSLSGSRSSTFPKSPQINAQVVTSSSILTNCSPSVSVTSSASTISGSAVNSGQKRPKIEKEEEEQLSGQSRDCKSLTSSVHGIPTRKRVKMFVKDSSAGFRSDFRNIERK